A portion of the Parambassis ranga chromosome 22, fParRan2.1, whole genome shotgun sequence genome contains these proteins:
- the pcnx1 gene encoding pecanex-like protein 1 isoform X3: protein MYFEGVVVPNDSFASLQPSTSLCPSELSREPADLCNSAAYHFSLSHSSGDTEVTTHASMQSQTFRKDLRSRGLPRTSSSAGSAFPDPCLPDFALYPPPRRGGLDPVSELETARPHRSGVCDRHGAEQLYQQDQAVPSTSGVECYRHKEPRRVARSASREAGEGSSGLYQVEVGGGCGRSSGGGGKSQGGERSADSLRSLSTRSSGSTESYCSGTDRDTNSTVSSFHSEQTSSTHVESLLSLSGDERGRDRAEAKSATPDGRTSSLGSMGSRGLSSLPSREANKNPHANELTAKQTAATPSAATQELAEPDRSMEEPGIRTSADGSTGVVASEQEQVKDDIQPKSANNVQRTSSLSAGRSGRRRNGKKRASSFDASRHRDYMSLRGMAKPCSAVFTGGGEDDSSDQSELSCASSLHSTHHLSTDSSSSTTSRSCHSPEGHYRALKAKHAAANAIASSSVKATAGSGAGLRTGGKRRTSRRTPSTGSAKTHARVLSLDSGTAACLNDPSRLGAPAGPRPLTTSKSDLEAKEGEVLDAASLLGRASQLESVTRSRNSLPNQAAFTEPQDAAAASLRAPGSEETVIFRRERSTFRRQAVRRRHNAGSNPTPPTSLIGSPLSLQEALSQASQPSTSQVKSQPSRTPSQVTVLSASASLLARNGSTHLEGSQDKASTVGATSLQDDFGKLTPSLYEAGGCDMSLVNFEPATRRASNNIWDTDSHLSSSTSVRFYPHDLISLPQIRLNRLLTMDPELLEQQDGDLSPELQDAPLGQEDAAASAAASKAKQYYRLWLLPYLSVGLHFDRLTLLALFDRNREVLENVLAVVLAVLVAFLGSVLLVYGFFTDIWVFQFCLVIASCQYSLLKSVQPDSSSPRHGHNRIIAYSRPVYFCLCCGLIWLLHYGSLRTTSSRFTLYGVALTNSLVLTSARDLVIVFTLCFPIIFFVGLLPQVNTFVMYIFEQLDIHVFGGNASTSLLSALYSVLRSIVTVALLYGFCYGALKETWEPHHIPVLFSVFCGLLVAVSYHLSRQSSDPSVLISLIQSKILPNLKDKNPEDPLSEVQDPLPEKLRGSVNERLQSDLIVCVVIAVLYFAIHVSTVFIALQPFLSYVLYALLGTVCLLTHYLLPQVRKQLPWYCFSHPLLKTKEYYQFEVRDAAHVMWFEKLHVWLLFVEKNVLYPLVILNELSGSARELASPKRLDTEVGALMITIAGLKLLRSSYSSPTYQYITILFTVLFFTFDYRHLSETLLLDLFLMSIVFSKLWELFYKLHFVYTYIAPWQITWGSAFHAFAQPFAVPHSAMLFVQAVVSAVFSTPLNPFLGSAIFITSYVRPVKFWERDYNTKRVDHSNTRLASQLDRNPGSDDNNLNSIFYEHLTRSLQHSLCGDLLLGRWGNFSTGDCFILASDYLNALVHLIEIGNGLVTFQLRGLEFRGTYCQQREVEAITEGVEEDEGCCCCEPGHLPHILSFNAAFGQRWLAWEVLVTKYVLEGYSITDNSAASMLQVFDLRRILTTYYVKGIIYYVIASPKLEEWLSNETMKDGLRGCGERNYVDLDPTFNPNIDEDYDHRLAGISRDSFCGVYLGWIQYCNSRRAKPLDSEKDSALVLLCFGLCVLGRRALGTAAHHMSSNLESFLYGLHALFKGDFRISSVRDEWIFADMELLRKVVVPGIRMSLKLHQDHFTSPDEYDEPAVLFEAISSHQQNLVIAHEGDPAWRSAVLSNSPSLLALRHVLDEGTNEYKIIMLNRRYLSFRVIKVNKECVRGLWAGQQQELVFLRNRNPERGSIQNAKQALRNMINSSCDQPIGYPIYVSPLTTSYCNSHPQLGHILGGPISIANIRNFVVSTWHRLRKGCGAGCNSGGNIEDSDAGGLSCGSGNGTGGDSQQSSVSQEGTSGPAPPHSYQPHTLGTSQSSQSVQSGLVPHSPARASVASQSSSYRYSSSRHSSLRTSTTGLEPCRRSSTSQLSLRTIPTSLQLRLGSTSDPTGPSASLSSHSIPPCKRHTLVGLLGNDGLCSAVTDPLSQYRNYHHYPQQHNPTISTVRRDDISYRVQIVDVSQVLENINLSKRKELQWPDETMRLRAGRTCWRDWSPLEGMEGHVIHRWVPCSRDPANRSHIDKTILLVQVEDKLVPIIETGVIELGAEV, encoded by the exons ATGTACTTTGAAGGAGTCGTTGTCCCCAACGACTCCTTCGCCTCCTTGCAGCCATCAACCTCCTTGTGTCCTTCAGAGCTGTCCAGGGAGCCTGCTGATCTCTGTAACTCTGCTGCTTATCACTTCAGCCTGTCACACTCCTCAGGTGACACAGAAGTGACCACTCACGCATCAATGCAATCTCAGACTTTTAGGAAGGATCTCCGTTCTCGGGGTCTGCCTCGGACCTCCAGCTCAGCTGGATCTGCCTTCCCTGACCCGTGTCTCCCTGACTTTGCTCTTTATCCTCCACCCAGAAGAGGTGGCCTGGACCCTGTAAGTGAGTTGGAGACCGCCAGACCGCACAGGTCAGGGGTTTGTGACAGACATGGGGCAGAGCAGCTGTACCAGCAGGACCAAGCTGTGCCCTCCACCTCTGGAGTAGAGTGTTATAGGCACAAAGAACCACGCAGAGTTGCCCGCTCTGCTTCCAGGGAGGCAGGGGAAGGTAGCTCAGGACTCTATCAGGTGGAAGTGGGTGGTGGTTGTGGACGAAGTTCTGGCGGAGGAGGAAAGTCCCAGGGAGGAGAGCGAAGTGCTGATAGCCTGAGGAGCCTGAGTACTCGCAGTAGTGGCTCCACTGAGAGTTACTGCAGCggcacagacagggacacaaaCAGTACCGTCAGCAGCTTCCACAGCGAACAGACCAGCTCTACACATGTGGAAAGTCTGCTCTCACTGTCAGGGGATGAGCGTGGACGGGACAGAGCAGAGGCCAAATCTGCTACTCCAGATGGCAGGACTTCTAGCCTTGGTAGTATGGGCTCTCGAGGTCTCAGCAGCCTTCCCTCCCGAGAGGCCAATAAAAACCCTCATGCCAATGAGCTAACAGCTAAACAAACTGCTGCCACACCGTCCGCTGCAACTCAAGAACTAGCAGAACCTGACAGGAGCATGGAGGAGCCTGGCATCAGGACCAGTGCTGATGGCTCAACAGGTGTAGTTGCCtcagagcaggagcaggtgaAAGACGACATTCAACCAAAGTCAGCTAACAATGTGCAGaggacttcctctctgtcagcGGGCCGCAGTGGACGAAGGCGGAATGGCAAGAAAAGGGCAAGCAGCTTTGATGCCAGCCGTCACCGGGACTACATGTCTTTGCGTGGTATGGCCAAGCCTTGTAGTGCTGTCTTTACTGGGGGTGGAGAGGATGACTCCAGTGATCAGAGTGAACTCAGCTGTGCCTCCAGTCTCCATTCCACCCACCACCTAAGTACTGACAGCTCATCTAGCACCACCTCCCGCTCCTGCCATTCTCCAGAGGGCCACTACAGGGCCCTGAAAGCCAAGCATGCTGCAGCCAATGCAATCGCCTCCTCCTCAGTAAAAGCTACTGCAGGATCAGGGGCCGGCCTGCGAACCGGAGGGAAGCGGCGCACCTCCCGCCGTACCCCCAGCACAGGTAGTGCCAAAACACATGCCAGGGTGTTGAGTTTGGACAGTGGTACGGCCGCCTGCCTTAATGATCCCAGCCGCCTAGGGGCTCCAGCTGGTCCACGGCCCCTTACCACCTCCAAGTCCGACTTGGAAGCCAAAGAAGGGGAAGTCCTGGACGCAGCATCCCTGCTGGGACGGGCCTCCCAGTTGGAATCCGTGACCCGCTCTAGAAACAGTCTGCCTAACCAGGCAGCTTTCACCGAGCCTCAGGATGCCGCTGCTGCTTCCCTGCGGG CCCCAGGAAGCGAGGAGACGGTCATATTCCGTCGTGAACGTAGCACATTTCGTCGGCAGGCTGTGCGGCGGCGACACAACGCAGGGAGTAACCCCACCCCGCCCACCTCCCTCATTGGATCTCCGCTCAG TCTTCAGGAGGCTCTCAGCCAGGCCTCCCAGCCTTCTACTTCCCAGGTGAAAAGTCAGCCATCCAGAACCCCATCCCAGGTGACAGTGCTGAGCGCAAGCGCCTCCCTGCTGGCCAGGAACGGAAGCACGCACCTGGAGGGTTCTCAGGACAAGGCCTCCACTGTTGGCGCCACCAGCTTGCAGGATGACTTTG GAAAGCTCACTCCCTCCTTGTACGAGGCCGGCGGATGTGACATGTCCCTGGTCAATTTTGAACCTGCAACCAGAAGAGCCTCCAATAACATATG GGATACTGACTCCCACCTCTCCAGTTCTACCTCAGTTCGCTTCTACCCTCATGACCTG ATCTCCCTCCCTCAGATCCGCCTGAACCGGCTGCTGACGATGGACccagagctgctggagcagcaggacGGAGATCTGAGCCCGGAGCTCCAGGATGCACCGCTGGGACAGGAGgatgctgcagcctctgctgccgCTAGCAAAGCCAAGCAGTACTACCGCCTGTGGCTCCTCCCGTACCTGTCAGTCGGCCTGCATTTTGACCGGCTTACCCTGCTGGCACTGTTCGACAG AAACCGTGAGGTTTTGGAGAACGTGCTGGCGGTGGTGCTGGCTGTTCTAGTGGCCTTTCTGGGTTCAGTGCTGCTGGTCTATGGTTTCTTCACTGACATCTGGGTTTTTCAGTTCTGCCTTGTCATTGCAAGTTGCCAGTATTCCTTACTAAAG AGTGTTCAGCCAGACTCCTCTTCTCCTCGACAT GGCCACAATCGTATCATAGCATACAGCCGGCCTGTCTACTTCTGCTTGTGCTGTGGCCTCATTTGGCTGCTCCATTATGGCAGTCTGAGGACCACTTCATCCCGCTTCACGCTCTACGGAGTCGCACTCACCAACTCCTTGGTGCTCACCTCTGCCAGGGACCTCGTCATAG TTTTCACTCTCTGTTTTCCCATCATCTTCTTCGTGGGCCTGCTGCCACAAGTCAACACATTCGTCATGTACATCTTCGAGCAGCTGGACATCCATGTGTTCGGGGGCAATG CCTCCACAAGCCTTCTGTCAGCGCTGTACAGCGTCCTGCGCAGCATCGTCACCGTAGCTCTGCTTTATGGCTTCTGTTACGGAGCTCTGAAG GAGACGTGGGAGCCTCATCACATccctgtgttgttttctgtgttctGTGGCCTCTTGGTGGCAGTGTCCTACCACCTGAGCCGGCAGAGCAGTGATCCGTCTGTCCTCAT CTCACTGATACAGTCCAAGATTTTACCCAATTTAAAAGACAAGAACCCAGAGGATCCGCTGTCAGAAGTGCAGGACCCTCTGCCAGAGAAGCTGAGGGGCTCAGTG AACGAGCGCCTGCAGTCGGACCTGATCGTGTGTGTGGTCATAGCAGTCCTTTACTTTGCCATCCATGTCAGCACAGTGTTCATAGCACTACAG CCTTTCCTCAGTTACGTCCTGTATGCTCTGTTAGGGACGGTGTGCTTACTCACACACTACCTGCTGCCTCAAGTCCGTAAGCAGCTGCCCTGGTACTGCTTTTCTCACCCTCTGCTCAAAACTAAAGAGTATTACCAGTTCGAAGTCAGAG ATGCTGCTCATGTCATGTGGTTTGAAAAGCTTCAtgtgtggctgctgtttgtggAAAAGAACGTTCTCTATCCACTCGTCATCCTTAACGAGCTGAGCGGCAGCGCCAGAGAGCTCGCCAGTCCAAAGAGGCTGGACACAGA AGTTGGCGCCCTGATGATCACAATAGCAGGCCTGAAGCTGCTTCGCTCCTCCTACAGCAGTCCCACCTACCAGTATATTACGATCCTCTTCActgtcctcttcttcacctttgACTACCGCCATCTGTCAGAGACACTGCTGCTCGACCTcttcctcatgtccattgtttTTAGCAAG TTGTGGGAGTTGTTCTACAAGCTGCACTTTGTTTACACCTACATCGCCCCCTGGCAGATCACATGGGGCTCAGCCTTTCACGCCTTTGCTCAGCCCTTTGCTGTGCCTC ACTCTGCCATGCTGTTTGTCCAGGCTGTAGTGTCAGCAGTCTTCTCCACTCCCCTCAACCCTTTCCTTGGCAGTGCCATCTTTATCACCTCCTACGTCCGCCCCGTCAAGTTCTGGGAGAGAGACTACAA cACCAAAAGAGTGGACCATTCCAACACTCGGTTAGCCTCTCAGCTGGACAGAAATCCAG GTTCTGATGACAACAATTTGAACTCCATCTTCTATGAGCATCTTACCCGGTCCCTGCAGCACAGCCTGTGTGGGGACCTTCTCCTGGGCCGCTGGGGAAACTTCAGCACCGGGGATTGCTTCATTCTGGCCTCTGACTACCTGAACGCTCTGGTGCATCTGATTGAGATCGGCAACGGCCTGGTCACCTTTCAGCTGCGAGGGCTAGAGTTCAGAG GGACTTACTGCcagcagagggaggtggaggccatcaccgagggggtggaggaagacgaaggctgctgctgctgcgagcCAGGTCACCTCCCTCACATCCTGTCCTTTAACGCCGCCTTCGGGCAGCGCTGGCTGGCCTGGGAGGTGCTTGTCACCAAATATGTTCTGGAGGGCTACAGCATCACTGATAACAGTGCAGCCTCCATGCTGCAAGTGTTCGACCTCCGACGCATCCTCACTACCTACTATGTGAAG GGTATCATCTACTACGTTATTGCTTCTCCTAAACTGGAGGAGTGGCTGTCTAATGAGACCATGAAAGATGGCCTACGGGGATGTGGGGAGAGGAACTATGTTGACCTGGATCCCACCTTCAATCCCAACATCGACGAGGACTACGACCATCGGCTCGCAGGCATCTCCAGGGACAGTTTTTGTGGTGTCTACCTGGGTTGGATTCAGTACTGCAACTCACGAAGGGCCAAG CCACTGGACAGTGAGAAAGACTCGGCTCTGGTGCTGCTCTGCTTTGGCCTATGCGTGCTTGGAAGGAGAGCTCTGGGAACAGCAGCCCATCATATGTCCAG CAATTTGGAGTCTTTCCTTTATGGCCTTCATGCATTATTTAAAGGAGATTTTCGCATCTCCTCTGTGCGAGACGAGTGGATCTTCGCAGACATGGAACTGCTCAGGAAAGTTGTGGTGCCTGGAATCCGAATGTCTCTTAAATTACACCAG gaCCACTTCACGTCCCCTGATGAGTACGATGAGCCAGCAGTTCTTTTTGAGGCTATCTCCTCGCACCAGCAGAACCTGGTCATCGCTCACGAGGGCGACCCTGCCTGGAGGAGTGCTGTGTTGTCCAATTCACCATCACTCCTCGCCCTGCGCCACGTCCTAGACGAGGGCACTAACGAGTACAAGATCATTATGCTCAATCGACGATACCTCAGCTTCCGTGTCATCAAG GTGAATAAAGAATGTGTCCGAGGCCTTTGGgcagggcagcagcaggagttgGTGTTCCTGAgaaacagaaacccagagcgcGGGAGCATCCAAAACGCCAAGCAGGCTCTCCGGAACATGATCAATTCTTCTTGTGACCAGCCCATCGGATATCCAATATACGTCTCCCCGCTGACCACTTCGTACTGCAACTCACACCCACAGCTCGGACACATCCTGGGAGGCCCCATCAGCATCGCAAACATCCGCAACTTTGTTGTCAGCACCTGGCACAG GTTACGGAAAGGCTGCGGAGCCGGCTGCAATAGTGGAGGGAATATTGAGGACTCAGATGCAGGAGGGTTGTCCTGCGGCAGTGGGAAtggtacaggcggtgactctCAGCAGAGCTCGGTGTCTCAGGAGGGCACTTCTGGACCTGCCCCTCCTCACTCATACCAGCCACACACTCTGG GTACCAGTCAGAGCTCCCAGTCCGTTCAGTCTGGTTTGGTACCCCACTCTCCTGCCCGAGCCTCTGTAGCCAGCCAGTCTTCGTCATACCGCTACAGCAGCAGCCGCCACTCTTCCTTGCGCACCTCCACCACCGGCCTGGAGCCCTGCCGACGTTCCTCCACCAGCCAGCTGTCTCTGCGCACCATCCCCACCTCCCTGCAGCTCCGCCTGGGCTCCACCTCCGACCCCACCGGCCCTTCGGCCTCCCTCTCCAGTCACAGCATCCCCCCCTGCAAACGCCATACGCTGGTGGGCCTCCTGGGCAACGATGGGCTATGCAGCGCTGTGACGGATCCCCTCAGCCAGTATCGTAATTATCACCACTACCCGCAACAACACAACCCCACCATCTCCACTGTACGGAGAGATGACATCTCCTACAGAGTGCAG ATTGTGGACGTGAGTCAGGTGCTGGAGAACATAAACTTATCAAAGCGGAAGGAGCTGCAGTGGCCTGACGAGACTATGAGACTGAGGGCAGGACGGACCTGCTGGAGGGACTGGAGCCCTTTAGAGGGCATGGAAGGGCAT GTGATTCACCGCTGGGTGCCTTGTAGCCGAGACCCAGCCAATCGCTCCCATATCGACAAGACCATCCTGCTGGTACAGGTGGAAGATAAGCTAGTTCCCATTATAGAGACTGGGGTTATTGAGTTGGGTGCAGAGGTTTGA